The Candidatus Bathyarchaeota archaeon genome includes a window with the following:
- the feoB gene encoding ferrous iron transport protein B translates to MIKSKFIVVLAGNANVGKSVIFNHLTGLHQHIGNWPGKTVGKAEGTLHFRGYTIDIIDLPGIYSLSTFSIEELISREYIAVETPDLVINVVDASVLERNLFFTLQLMELEAPMVIALNQVDMAEKKGIEINYKKLEKTLGVPVIPTVAIRGTGVYELLQRCVETIEKGGEKPSRMKYGEEIEKRIKGLSETVKKVHYPYPARWTAIKLLEKDEQVEREIREVKPEIVSAAEKFAEEIEEIHGHSCSTVITSERYEIAGYIAREVQHVVPPIKPLMRERLHALTTHRILGYLIMAVLLLSIFYSIFTFGDYTSGLLSDLFYCLEPIFESIFGAGIAGELIWGGIMGGIIAGVAIALPYIIPFYLVLYFLEDSGYLSRIAFLLDNVMHRIGLHGKAFIPVMLSFGCNVPGCLGCRIMETERERLLTAFVVTLVPCAATTVIILGLVGTFVGVQWALALYIIDLVIIFLLGRLAFKALPGEPTALIMEMSDYRVPHLQTVLRQTLFRLMEFIKMAFPLIIVGSLLIKLAEVMGLLNPIASVLSPVTVTWLGLPAITGIALIFGVLRKELTLIMLATLFGTTNFAQVPNFGPVQMIVFTLVTMLYIPCIATIAALVREFGWKRALFITVFEIVFAILIGGIAFRLLMLV, encoded by the coding sequence GTGATCAAAAGCAAGTTCATTGTGGTTTTAGCAGGAAATGCGAACGTCGGAAAATCTGTAATATTCAACCATTTGACAGGTTTACACCAACACATCGGAAATTGGCCCGGGAAAACTGTTGGAAAGGCTGAAGGAACGCTTCATTTTAGAGGCTATACCATAGACATCATCGATTTACCTGGAATCTATTCTCTGTCCACCTTTTCTATAGAGGAGCTCATTTCAAGGGAATATATCGCAGTCGAGACGCCGGACTTGGTGATAAATGTTGTGGATGCCTCGGTTCTTGAAAGAAACCTGTTCTTCACACTTCAGTTAATGGAACTGGAAGCGCCAATGGTTATCGCTTTGAATCAAGTGGATATGGCGGAGAAGAAGGGTATAGAGATCAACTATAAGAAACTGGAAAAAACCTTAGGTGTGCCGGTGATTCCCACAGTGGCGATTAGGGGAACCGGCGTATACGAGTTATTGCAGAGATGTGTTGAGACCATTGAAAAAGGGGGGGAAAAACCTTCCCGAATGAAGTATGGAGAAGAAATTGAAAAGAGAATTAAAGGTCTCAGTGAGACAGTTAAAAAAGTTCATTATCCATACCCAGCTAGATGGACCGCGATAAAGCTCTTGGAAAAGGATGAACAAGTGGAGAGAGAGATTCGAGAAGTAAAACCCGAAATCGTATCTGCCGCTGAAAAGTTTGCAGAAGAGATTGAAGAAATCCATGGTCATTCCTGCTCGACTGTAATAACATCTGAACGATATGAGATCGCAGGCTATATTGCTAGAGAAGTTCAGCATGTAGTGCCGCCGATAAAGCCGCTGATGAGAGAGAGGCTTCATGCCTTAACAACCCATAGAATCTTGGGATATCTGATTATGGCTGTCCTACTACTCTCAATCTTCTATTCAATCTTCACCTTTGGAGACTACACCTCTGGCTTGTTGAGCGACCTCTTCTATTGTTTGGAACCGATTTTTGAAAGCATATTCGGAGCCGGGATTGCAGGAGAACTGATTTGGGGCGGAATTATGGGGGGTATTATAGCGGGCGTTGCGATAGCGCTGCCGTACATCATTCCATTTTACCTTGTACTATACTTTCTTGAGGATTCCGGTTATCTTAGTAGAATCGCTTTTTTGTTAGATAATGTAATGCATAGGATAGGTTTACATGGGAAGGCCTTTATCCCAGTCATGCTCAGCTTTGGTTGCAACGTTCCAGGATGTTTGGGGTGCAGAATCATGGAGACGGAAAGAGAGAGACTTCTCACCGCCTTCGTTGTTACATTGGTACCTTGCGCCGCAACAACAGTTATCATTCTCGGTCTGGTTGGGACATTTGTGGGTGTTCAATGGGCTCTAGCGTTATACATCATCGACTTGGTGATTATCTTCCTTCTAGGAAGACTGGCATTCAAGGCTTTGCCCGGTGAACCAACCGCATTAATAATGGAGATGTCTGACTATAGGGTGCCTCATCTGCAGACAGTGTTGAGGCAAACCTTGTTTAGATTGATGGAATTCATAAAGATGGCCTTTCCGCTTATAATTGTAGGTAGTCTTCTAATCAAGCTCGCAGAAGTTATGGGCTTGTTGAACCCTATCGCAAGCGTCCTCAGTCCCGTAACTGTCACTTGGCTGGGGTTACCTGCCATCACGGGGATAGCATTAATTTTTGGAGTGCTAAGGAAAGAACTGACGTTAATAATGCTCGCAACTCTTTTCGGGACAACGAATTTTGCACAGGTCCCGAATTTTGGACCAGTGCAGATGATTGTGTTCACCCTGGTAACGATGCTCTATATACCCTGTATAGCTACTATTGCTGCCCTAGTTAGGGAGTTTGGATGGAAGAGAGCACTATTCATTACGGTGTTTGAGATCGTGTTTGCAATACTCATTGGCGGTATAGCTTTTAGGTTGTTGATGTTGGTCTAG
- a CDS encoding DUF126 domain-containing protein — protein MELKGRIISKGVAEGEALTTSQPISFYGGVNPDTGVIIEKGHELEGKKVKDKILVFPNGKGSTVGSYTLYRMKKNDTAPAGIINKECETVVAVGAIISEIPCIDKIDISKIKTGDIVRLENDAVRIEKGRMPR, from the coding sequence ATGGAGCTGAAAGGAAGAATCATCTCAAAGGGAGTTGCGGAAGGAGAAGCCTTAACCACCTCGCAACCAATCTCCTTTTATGGTGGAGTGAACCCTGACACCGGCGTGATCATAGAAAAGGGGCACGAACTGGAGGGAAAGAAGGTGAAGGACAAGATACTGGTTTTTCCGAACGGTAAAGGGTCAACCGTTGGATCCTACACTCTTTACAGGATGAAGAAGAATGATACGGCTCCTGCTGGGATCATAAACAAAGAATGTGAAACCGTGGTTGCTGTAGGAGCAATAATCTCGGAAATACCTTGCATTGACAAGATTGATATTTCGAAAATAAAGACAGGAGACATTGTTCGATTAGAAAATGATGCGGTTAGAATAGAGAAGGGAAGGATGCCTCGATAA
- a CDS encoding PHP domain-containing protein — MRDLRLKIDLHVHTRYSYDSTITLDEIVAYSQKRGLDGVAITDHDVVEGALKLVQKVKELVVIPGVEVTTSRGHVLALNITRPIPTELSPLETIQMIHEAGGIAVAAHPTVFYKGLRGQINSNFDAVEVVNASAFPFFLSTYLSRKLALRLDLPQTAGSDAHYASEIGFAYTVVDTDPEVDEIVHAIRNGATVPCGKPIPWKLRLERMLQP, encoded by the coding sequence GTGAGAGATTTGCGCCTTAAAATCGATCTTCACGTCCATACACGATATTCCTACGATTCCACAATTACCCTCGACGAGATAGTTGCTTACTCTCAGAAAAGAGGTTTGGACGGAGTTGCCATCACTGATCATGACGTTGTTGAAGGGGCGCTTAAACTTGTCCAAAAAGTTAAGGAACTTGTTGTTATCCCAGGAGTCGAAGTCACCACCTCCCGAGGTCACGTCCTAGCCCTCAACATAACTAGGCCCATTCCTACAGAATTAAGCCCTCTTGAAACGATTCAAATGATCCATGAAGCTGGAGGAATAGCTGTAGCTGCTCACCCAACTGTTTTTTACAAGGGATTAAGGGGACAAATAAACTCAAACTTTGACGCTGTAGAAGTGGTCAATGCCTCAGCATTCCCTTTCTTCCTCTCAACTTATCTAAGCCGAAAACTTGCTCTTAGACTTGATCTTCCACAGACTGCTGGAAGCGATGCTCATTATGCTTCTGAAATTGGGTTTGCTTACACAGTTGTTGACACAGACCCTGAGGTTGATGAAATTGTGCATGCAATAAGGAACGGTGCAACTGTTCCATGTGGAAAACCGATACCGTGGAAACTGAGACTTGAGAGGATGCTTCAACCTTAG
- a CDS encoding metal-dependent transcriptional regulator, whose product MKETLTGRTEDYLRGICEIIERKGYARIKDIVRELNVRPSTVVEMMKKLDHIGLVVYEKYGGITLTPQGEEIARAISERHETFKKFLEIILVPKDVALKDAHMLEHQLDPKTILQFTRFVEFITSAPEHPKFVKRWVEQFKRYCETKNRQHVNT is encoded by the coding sequence TTGAAGGAAACCCTTACCGGAAGAACGGAGGATTACCTGAGAGGGATATGTGAGATCATAGAGCGGAAGGGATACGCGCGTATAAAGGACATCGTAAGAGAGTTGAACGTTAGACCATCTACCGTCGTAGAGATGATGAAAAAACTGGACCACATAGGACTTGTCGTATATGAAAAATATGGTGGAATCACACTTACCCCTCAGGGAGAGGAAATCGCAAGGGCCATCAGTGAAAGACATGAGACATTCAAAAAGTTCCTAGAAATTATTCTAGTACCAAAGGATGTTGCATTGAAGGATGCCCACATGCTTGAGCACCAACTGGATCCAAAGACTATACTACAGTTCACAAGATTCGTGGAGTTCATCACCAGCGCCCCCGAACATCCAAAGTTCGTCAAAAGATGGGTGGAACAGTTCAAAAGATATTGTGAGACGAAAAACCGCCAACACGTAAACACGTAA
- the metG gene encoding methionine--tRNA ligase produces MVITAGLPYANGEIHLGGITSTYLPADILTRFFKLRGNDVAFVCATDDFGTPILIEAEKEGKSPEEFVAYWYKADRKDFEDLGISFDIFHQTSSKENIQFTQYFFKKLYEKGFIFKRLISQPYCEKCKKVLPDRYVKGTCPYCNATDQYSDGCEECGKVFQPEEIKDPHCALCGSKPVSKQSAHYFFKLSHFSDALKKWLVENRSLQSEVKNYVLNWISTGLEDWDITRDITWGVPIPLNEAKGKVLYNWFDNHLCYISTALKYFADRGIDEKAFWNSSKIYHFIGKDIVYHHYLFLPAMRLGVEEFKLPDFIPTRGHLLLHGVKFSKSRGWYVSLREFLNLFPADYLRYYLTTITSYSQSDVNFDWEDFQSRINNELIANIGNFIHRTLTFIWSNYNGKIPKAKSNDKLDVQFKEKIQTIANDVGEELEKIELNRGLKKISEFSSFCNQYFQRKEPWTKKEDTATCLYLCVNAVRSLSILLEPYLPFSAETLWQQLNLEGSIRKQSWDSASELAIESGHKINKPKILFRKVEAEEIKREKEKLLKLRVD; encoded by the coding sequence ATCGTTATAACGGCTGGTCTGCCCTACGCAAATGGCGAAATCCATTTGGGAGGGATCACGTCAACCTATCTGCCTGCGGATATACTTACAAGGTTTTTTAAGCTGAGAGGAAATGATGTGGCTTTTGTCTGCGCCACCGATGACTTCGGCACTCCTATATTAATTGAAGCTGAAAAAGAAGGAAAAAGCCCAGAAGAATTCGTGGCCTACTGGTACAAAGCGGACAGAAAAGATTTCGAGGATTTAGGGATTTCATTCGACATTTTCCATCAAACCAGCTCCAAAGAAAACATACAATTTACACAATATTTCTTCAAGAAACTGTATGAAAAAGGGTTCATTTTCAAACGGCTTATCTCGCAGCCATACTGTGAAAAGTGTAAAAAAGTGTTACCAGACCGGTACGTTAAGGGCACTTGTCCCTACTGCAACGCCACTGATCAATATTCTGATGGATGCGAAGAATGTGGAAAGGTGTTTCAACCAGAAGAGATCAAGGACCCACACTGTGCGCTCTGCGGATCAAAACCAGTTAGCAAACAGAGTGCGCACTATTTCTTCAAGCTCTCACACTTTTCAGATGCGTTGAAGAAATGGTTGGTGGAAAATCGAAGTCTTCAGTCAGAAGTGAAGAACTACGTGTTAAACTGGATTAGTACAGGGTTAGAAGATTGGGATATTACAAGAGACATAACGTGGGGTGTTCCAATTCCCCTAAATGAGGCGAAGGGAAAAGTGCTTTACAACTGGTTTGACAATCACCTTTGCTATATTTCTACAGCGTTAAAATATTTCGCGGATAGAGGAATCGATGAAAAAGCATTTTGGAACTCTTCAAAGATCTATCATTTTATTGGAAAAGACATAGTGTATCATCATTACTTGTTCTTGCCCGCTATGCGCCTTGGTGTAGAAGAATTCAAACTTCCAGATTTTATTCCTACAAGAGGTCATTTGCTACTTCATGGAGTGAAATTCTCTAAAAGCAGAGGGTGGTACGTTAGTTTAAGAGAGTTTCTGAATCTGTTTCCAGCAGACTATCTGAGATATTACTTGACAACAATTACCTCATATAGTCAATCAGATGTAAATTTTGATTGGGAGGATTTCCAGTCAAGAATAAACAATGAATTAATCGCGAATATCGGAAATTTCATCCACCGAACATTGACTTTTATCTGGTCAAATTACAATGGAAAGATACCTAAAGCGAAAAGTAATGATAAACTAGATGTCCAATTTAAAGAGAAAATTCAAACAATAGCAAACGATGTTGGAGAAGAATTAGAAAAAATCGAGTTGAACAGAGGGCTAAAAAAAATCTCAGAATTCTCTAGTTTCTGCAACCAGTATTTCCAGCGGAAGGAACCTTGGACTAAAAAGGAAGACACAGCGACCTGTTTGTATCTCTGCGTAAACGCCGTCAGAAGTCTATCTATTCTACTTGAACCTTATCTACCGTTCTCAGCTGAAACTCTCTGGCAACAATTGAATCTAGAGGGCTCCATTCGCAAGCAAAGTTGGGATTCAGCATCGGAATTAGCTATAGAAAGCGGGCATAAAATCAACAAACCGAAAATACTATTCAGAAAAGTAGAAGCCGAAGAAATTAAGAGAGAAAAGGAAAAGCTACTAAAACTACGTGTTGATTAG
- a CDS encoding UbiD family decarboxylase: MTSIEGIRLGFRSFLEQLDKNGELIRIEKEVSTEYEMAGIIDALGEKPVFFEKVKESSIPVVGGLVSSKELVARALNIKKEQLLHELSNAIEKPVRPDVVEKGECQEIVEKDVDLTKLPIMRYTEKDGGKYIASAICIIKDSELGRNTCFHRLMLLGKNRFVARIVEERGTDTALRKSGGELDIAICIGNSTAVLLAASTSLPKGVDEMGMANALEKTELVKCKTIDVEVPKDCEIVLEGRITKERASEGPFLDLTGIIDRVRQQPVIEINCITHREKPIYQTILPGRNEHKFLMGMPREPTIFNEVNKACECKDVYITPGGCSWLHAVVQIKKRNPDDGKKAIEAAFKGHRSLKHCIVVDGDINIYDPNDVEWAIATRFQADKDAVILPKQRGSSLDPSGDLTGGKKATTCKMGLDATIPFKETGKGFKKEEYRRVDLSKFL, from the coding sequence ATTACCTCTATAGAAGGGATAAGATTGGGTTTTAGAAGTTTTCTGGAACAACTTGACAAGAATGGAGAATTGATAAGAATAGAAAAAGAAGTGTCAACCGAGTATGAGATGGCGGGGATTATAGATGCTCTCGGCGAGAAACCCGTATTCTTTGAGAAAGTGAAAGAATCAAGCATCCCCGTTGTAGGCGGCCTCGTCTCTTCTAAAGAACTGGTTGCCAGAGCGTTGAACATCAAGAAAGAACAATTGTTGCACGAGTTATCCAATGCTATAGAAAAACCTGTACGCCCCGATGTTGTGGAGAAGGGAGAATGCCAAGAAATAGTTGAGAAAGATGTTGATTTAACAAAGCTTCCCATAATGAGGTACACAGAAAAAGACGGTGGAAAATACATCGCATCGGCTATCTGCATAATAAAAGATTCTGAGTTAGGTAGAAACACGTGTTTCCACAGGTTGATGCTACTAGGTAAAAACAGGTTCGTAGCTAGAATCGTTGAAGAGAGGGGAACCGACACTGCCCTTAGAAAGTCTGGCGGTGAACTTGACATTGCAATTTGCATAGGCAACTCAACCGCTGTTCTTCTCGCTGCTTCCACATCTCTACCAAAGGGCGTTGACGAAATGGGAATGGCGAACGCGCTGGAAAAAACAGAGTTGGTGAAGTGTAAAACCATTGATGTTGAGGTCCCGAAGGACTGCGAAATTGTATTAGAAGGAAGGATAACAAAAGAAAGAGCATCAGAGGGGCCATTCTTAGATCTGACAGGAATTATCGATAGAGTAAGACAGCAACCAGTGATAGAAATCAACTGCATAACTCACAGAGAGAAACCAATTTACCAAACCATACTTCCCGGAAGAAATGAGCACAAGTTCTTGATGGGCATGCCCAGAGAACCCACAATCTTCAATGAAGTGAATAAGGCTTGTGAATGTAAGGATGTTTACATAACTCCTGGTGGTTGTAGCTGGCTCCACGCGGTGGTGCAAATAAAGAAACGGAATCCAGATGATGGAAAGAAAGCGATTGAAGCAGCTTTTAAAGGTCACAGGTCATTGAAACATTGTATTGTTGTGGATGGCGATATAAACATCTATGATCCAAACGACGTTGAATGGGCCATTGCAACGAGATTTCAGGCAGATAAAGACGCTGTTATCCTACCAAAACAAAGAGGGTCTTCTCTTGATCCATCTGGAGATTTGACTGGAGGAAAAAAAGCGACGACATGTAAGATGGGGTTGGACGCGACGATCCCGTTCAAAGAAACAGGAAAAGGGTTTAAAAAAGAGGAATACAGAAGAGTTGATCTAAGCAAATTCTTGTGA
- a CDS encoding universal stress protein, with the protein MFQKILVPLDGSAPSSKVLEYGINVAKNFGSEIILLHVYSRAVPFVTPETGALPTPTVASAEITAEVIEAAKRIGNKILAEAKHTVKKQK; encoded by the coding sequence ATGTTCCAGAAGATTTTAGTTCCTCTGGATGGTTCGGCACCCTCATCAAAGGTGTTAGAATATGGCATTAATGTAGCCAAGAATTTTGGTTCAGAAATTATATTGCTTCACGTATATTCTAGGGCTGTACCATTTGTTACACCAGAAACAGGTGCACTACCCACCCCAACCGTAGCATCAGCGGAAATTACAGCTGAAGTCATCGAAGCTGCAAAGAGAATAGGTAACAAAATCTTAGCTGAGGCTAAACACACAGTCAAGAAACAGAAG
- a CDS encoding ferrous iron transport protein A, with product MELRLTDLRDGESGIITSIKMGHGRGHREHRGAGRRWGFRKRLEDMGLTPGTRVTVVKSAPFRGPLEVYVRGSRLAIGRRMAERIFVKVKK from the coding sequence ATGGAGTTACGTTTGACTGATCTGAGGGATGGAGAGAGTGGCATTATAACTTCTATAAAGATGGGTCACGGAAGAGGGCATAGAGAACACCGAGGAGCAGGAAGACGCTGGGGATTTAGAAAAAGGCTTGAAGATATGGGTCTAACCCCAGGCACCAGAGTAACGGTGGTGAAGTCAGCACCCTTTCGAGGTCCTTTAGAAGTCTATGTAAGAGGTTCTAGACTGGCTATAGGTAGAAGAATGGCCGAGAGAATTTTCGTGAAGGTGAAGAAGTGA
- the zupT gene encoding zinc transporter ZupT, producing the protein MSDVVSLALLLSFLAGISTTIGAVVAFFIKKPTHGILGLTLGFSAGVMINVSFVELLTKSMDEIGFLHANLAFFVGIVIIFAIDILIPHEYIAEKVENKDPKLMRTGILTALGIAIHNFPEGFATFAVSLYSIDVGILLAIAIAIHNIPEGISVYIPIFYATGNKRKAFLYSFASGIFEPIGAVIGAAFLLPFMTDYLIYCVLAFIAGIMVYISFDELLPAAHRYGKEHTVAIGVISGMAVMTLSLIMLR; encoded by the coding sequence GTGAGTGATGTTGTTTCATTAGCGTTATTACTATCTTTTTTGGCGGGAATCTCAACGACGATAGGAGCTGTGGTAGCATTCTTCATAAAAAAACCTACCCACGGAATTTTGGGCTTGACTCTCGGATTTTCGGCGGGTGTAATGATCAATGTATCATTCGTTGAACTTCTGACAAAATCGATGGATGAAATAGGATTTCTCCATGCAAATCTTGCATTCTTTGTAGGAATAGTAATAATCTTTGCAATCGACATTTTGATCCCTCACGAATACATCGCTGAAAAAGTTGAAAACAAAGATCCAAAACTTATGAGGACTGGAATTTTAACTGCGTTAGGAATTGCAATACACAATTTTCCTGAGGGTTTTGCTACATTCGCAGTTTCTTTATATTCAATAGATGTTGGTATCCTGTTGGCGATAGCTATAGCCATTCATAACATACCAGAAGGGATATCTGTGTATATACCCATTTTTTATGCCACTGGAAATAAGAGAAAGGCTTTTCTATACTCTTTTGCTTCGGGGATATTTGAGCCGATCGGCGCAGTAATAGGAGCAGCTTTCCTCTTACCCTTCATGACAGATTATCTAATTTATTGTGTTCTCGCCTTCATTGCAGGCATCATGGTTTACATAAGCTTTGACGAATTATTGCCAGCTGCTCACAGATATGGTAAAGAGCACACAGTAGCCATAGGAGTTATTTCTGGAATGGCTGTAATGACACTCAGTTTAATCATGCTCAGGTAA
- a CDS encoding DUF521 domain-containing protein, translating into MYLTKEEERMLDGEEGYAVKKSMEILVALGDIYGAEKLIIVGSVQVAGVSYHNLGDAGLEFLNELARDGKVKVLTTLNPAGMDLKDWKKLGISEEFAEKQNLVIDAFRKMGVIISCTCTPYLIGSLPTYGEHIAWSESSAVTFANSVIGAKTNREGGPSALAAAFVGKTPCYGLHLEENRVPDVHVDVRVNLKKLSDWGALGYCIGEKVGNKIPYITGVKDADLDELKSFCASVVTYGSKPLFYMQGITPGSEKHQLPKERIIIEDRDIKKAYENINDDIDTIDFVCIGCPHCSIKEIAEVAKLLKNKRVSSNTEFWVATSRLMKQLADKRGYTETIENAGGKFACDTCMAVAPLKGRFKSVATTSAKGCYYSRHNDMKTKLGSLEECIEAAVRGKWS; encoded by the coding sequence ATGTACCTCACAAAAGAAGAAGAGAGAATGCTGGATGGAGAAGAAGGTTACGCAGTAAAAAAATCCATGGAGATACTCGTTGCCTTAGGAGACATTTACGGCGCTGAAAAGCTCATAATCGTGGGTTCTGTTCAAGTGGCAGGCGTGTCATATCACAACCTAGGAGATGCTGGTCTAGAATTTCTAAATGAACTAGCAAGGGATGGAAAAGTCAAGGTGCTCACAACCTTGAATCCTGCAGGAATGGATTTGAAGGATTGGAAAAAACTCGGAATCTCCGAAGAGTTCGCAGAAAAACAAAACCTGGTCATAGACGCCTTCAGAAAAATGGGCGTAATAATCTCCTGCACGTGTACGCCGTACCTGATAGGAAGCTTACCAACATATGGAGAACACATTGCTTGGTCCGAGTCCTCTGCAGTTACTTTCGCTAACTCGGTCATCGGAGCAAAGACCAACAGAGAAGGTGGCCCATCCGCCCTCGCAGCAGCTTTTGTGGGCAAAACACCGTGCTACGGGTTACACTTGGAAGAGAACAGAGTGCCCGACGTTCATGTAGACGTGAGGGTTAACCTAAAAAAATTGTCAGATTGGGGAGCCCTTGGTTATTGTATTGGTGAAAAAGTTGGAAACAAGATACCATACATAACGGGTGTAAAAGACGCGGATTTGGATGAGTTGAAATCGTTCTGTGCTTCAGTGGTGACTTACGGTTCAAAACCGTTGTTTTATATGCAGGGAATAACCCCGGGATCTGAAAAACATCAACTGCCAAAAGAGAGAATCATTATCGAAGATAGGGACATAAAAAAGGCATATGAAAACATTAACGATGATATTGACACTATAGACTTCGTTTGTATAGGTTGCCCCCACTGCTCGATTAAAGAAATTGCTGAAGTAGCAAAATTGTTAAAAAACAAAAGAGTATCCTCGAACACTGAATTCTGGGTCGCAACATCAAGGCTAATGAAACAACTCGCTGACAAAAGAGGCTACACGGAAACAATTGAGAACGCTGGGGGAAAATTCGCTTGCGACACTTGCATGGCAGTGGCACCATTGAAAGGAAGGTTCAAATCAGTTGCAACAACCTCTGCAAAAGGATGTTACTATTCAAGACACAACGACATGAAGACAAAACTGGGAAGCCTAGAAGAGTGTATAGAGGCTGCAGTGAGAGGAAAATGGAGCTGA
- the mvk gene encoding mevalonate kinase → MGRGSGFGKVILFGEHFVVHGVSGIVSAIDLTADAEVKKIGDGITIKDERRGAKGYTEKKGTQQKESIQRMLKTMGIDLEKAFLEIWLGGNLPGFSGVGASAASSVAIARAIAEELEMNLSDERINEIAYEAEKAYAGTPSGIDNSAATYGGLIWFRRNLSGGPNTIERLSIRQPVEIVIGNTQVVADTKEMVAGVAERKKENPEKYDSLFNQAEWLALEARKALEDFDLRQVGRLMSENHGLLQEIEVSCKELDYLINLAREQGAFGAKLTGGGGGGCMVALTPGKELQEAVAAAMEKEGFKVLRAKIGIQKI, encoded by the coding sequence ATGGGAAGAGGGTCTGGTTTCGGAAAAGTCATTTTGTTTGGCGAACATTTCGTTGTTCACGGTGTGTCAGGAATTGTTTCTGCAATTGATTTAACAGCTGACGCAGAAGTGAAAAAAATTGGGGACGGAATCACTATAAAGGATGAAAGAAGAGGTGCAAAAGGTTACACTGAAAAGAAGGGAACCCAACAAAAAGAGTCAATTCAGAGAATGCTTAAAACCATGGGAATCGATTTGGAAAAGGCGTTTTTAGAGATTTGGCTAGGAGGAAATCTCCCGGGCTTCAGCGGAGTTGGTGCTTCTGCAGCAAGCAGCGTTGCAATCGCTAGAGCTATAGCAGAGGAGTTAGAAATGAATTTGTCAGATGAAAGAATTAATGAAATTGCTTATGAAGCTGAGAAAGCTTACGCCGGAACACCCTCAGGCATCGACAACTCCGCGGCAACCTACGGAGGGCTAATCTGGTTCAGGAGGAATTTAAGCGGAGGCCCAAACACAATTGAAAGATTGAGTATAAGGCAGCCCGTTGAAATTGTCATAGGCAACACGCAAGTTGTCGCTGACACGAAGGAAATGGTTGCAGGCGTTGCGGAAAGAAAGAAAGAAAATCCAGAAAAATACGATTCATTGTTCAATCAAGCAGAATGGTTAGCGCTCGAGGCGAGAAAGGCCTTAGAAGATTTTGATTTAAGACAAGTCGGAAGGTTAATGAGCGAAAATCATGGCTTACTGCAAGAAATTGAGGTTTCTTGTAAAGAATTGGATTATCTGATCAATTTAGCTCGAGAGCAGGGCGCGTTTGGGGCAAAACTAACGGGCGGTGGCGGTGGAGGCTGCATGGTAGCGTTAACGCCAGGAAAAGAATTGCAAGAAGCGGTTGCCGCAGCAATGGAAAAAGAGGGTTTCAAAGTACTGAGAGCAAAGATCGGGATTCAAAAAATATAA